In Chrysoperla carnea chromosome 2, inChrCarn1.1, whole genome shotgun sequence, the following proteins share a genomic window:
- the LOC123292582 gene encoding uncharacterized protein LOC123292582, producing the protein MGIPNSKVVTDTKSDISLAEINTPSTTLSSTPPKSIDPRSPSADIARTPIENIPSLLSIFPECKLLEPSNVEENDIIDNEINKTPISIKQNSFKVDKDIRRKLLKDSALKIIEKTDKITALCDEIIESNTSESLSDTSLTEMINTPDKFKMKVGLLETDIDFIETDIDQVYQKSHKPGLSYATPRDILHAKLKKQMENNADINILQLTDPRSPTVGIDRTPVQVIKPLDIDPRSPTVEFERTPIQIPIKSYKNIRTNEIVVDVENFEQKLDILCITDSEDEKCKSDDSFDRVMSKEKSVSERSLEKIVLPKRNLIYEDEECSTPTRKIQNLKQNEGSGRTPLGVRNGNGAHCRSKSANGRLPSEQKINKNDLKNAYAVSKIPVFNKNVKKIRGKIQQCENTPPMNLNDMKLSKRAQWDSDSTMII; encoded by the exons atgggtATCCCAAACAGTAAAGTAGTTACAGATACCAAAAGTGATATTAGTTTAGCAGAAATAAATACACCATCCACAACGTTATCATCCACACCACCTAAGTCGATTGATCCAAGATCGCCATCAGCTGATATTGCCAGAACACCAATTGAG aatattcCATCATTGTTAAGTATTTTCCCTGAATGTAAGTTATTAGAACCATCAAATGTAGAagaaaatgatataattgacaatgaaataaataaaaccccTATTTCGATTAAGCAAAACTCTTTTAAAGTAGACAAAGATATTcgaagaaaacttttaaaagattccgctttaaaaattattgaaaaaacagATAAAATAACCGCATTATGCGATGAAATAATTGAATCAAATACTTCAGAATCACTTTCAGACACTTCTTTAACCGAAATGATAAATACtcctgataaatttaaaatgaaagtagGACTCCTGGAAacggatattgattttattgaaacagATATTGATCAAGTTTACCAAAAATCTCATAAACCAGGTTTATCGTATGCAACACCCCGAGATATCTTACACGCAAAGCTTAAGAAACAAATGGAAAATAACGcggatataaatattttacaactaaCGGATCCACGTTCGCCCACTGTTGGAATTGATAGAACGCCTGTACAAGTTATAAAACCATTGGATATAGATCCTAGATCCCCAACAGTTGAATTTGAACGAACGCCGATTCAAATTCcgataaaatcttataaaaatataagaacgAATGAAATTGTAGtggatgttgaaaatttcgaacaGAAATTggatatattatgtataacagATTCGGaagatgaaaaatgtaaatCGGATGATTCATTTGACAGAGTTATGTCAAAAGAAAAGTCAGTTTCAGAAAGATctcttgaaaaaattgtattaccaaaacgtaatttaatttaCGAGGATGAAGAATGTTCAACGCCAACTaggaaaatacaaaatttgaaacaaaatgaaGGTAGTGGGCGAACACCGTTGGGTGTACGTAATGGAAATGGTGCTCATTGTCGTTCAAAATCAGCAAATGGACGATTACCATCggaacaaaaaatcaataaaaatgatttgaaaaatgcATATGCAGTCAGTAAAATacctgtatttaataaaaatgtgaagAAAATTCGTGGAAAAATTCAACAATGTGAAAATACACCTCCAATGAATTTAAATGATATGAAATTATCAAAACGAGCTCAATGGGACTCTGATAGTACaatgattatataa
- the LOC123292584 gene encoding RNA-binding protein 48, with product MNENNSEKELIELEHHKQQELCTTRQLYRQGKKLTAVKVYTINNESKHLLIFGVPKINLRQELKQLCSKYGSVKMLFVENKYKTEIFTECYHVLYEKIQSARFAKRLIDTKSFYGGVLHVCYAPEYETIEETREKLEQRRKDVAFRLKKNAETYSENNLTDNAEDAVPNNTISYKDPKLKTWTNQKNDKRKSFPKQESRKRKHPAIILSEDRLKNLNKNVIWKDIPREIDPRINSEFCKKIKTDIKKHYTIQTDKIIKLNLPSYGPELPQKIPSVSNEIIGNSNYATATSSKNVLKKQICQNVKRIVFMNNKNIQKS from the exons atgaatgaaaataattcagaaAAAGAATTAATTGAATTGGAACATCATAAACAACAGGAACTTTGTACAACCAGACAATTATACAGACagggaaaaaaattaactgcagtaaaa gtTTACACCATAAATAATGAATCAAAACACCTTTTAATATTTGGCgtgccaaaaataaatttaaggcaAGAATTGAAACAGCTGTGTTCTAAATATGGATCCGTTAAAATGCTATTCGtggaaaataaatacaaaacagaGATTTTCACCGAATGTTACCATGTTCtatatgaaaaaatacaatCAGCACGATTTGCGAAAAGATTAATCGATACTAAATCATTTTATGGTGGGGTATTACATGTTTGTTACGCACCAGAATATGAAACTATAGAAGAAACTCGAGAAAAATTAGAACAAAGGCGAAAAGATGTAGCATTTAGATTAAAAAAGAATGCAGAAACATATTcggaaaataatttaactgaTAATGCTGAAGATGCAGTTCCCAACAATACAATTAGTTATAAAGACCCGAAATTAAAAACATGGACAAATCAGAAAAACGATAAAAGAAAATCGTTTCCCAAACAAGAAAGTCGGAAAAGGAAACACCCTGCTATTATTTTAAGTGAAGATAgactgaaaaatttaaataaaaatgtaatatggAAAGATATTCCACGTGAGATTGATCCACGAATTAATTCtgagttttgtaaaaaaattaaaacagacataaaaaaacattatacgaTCCAAACGGataaaatcattaaactaaATTTACCATCGTATGGGCCAGAACTACCTCAAAAAATTCCTAGCGTTTCCAATGAAATTATTGGTAACTCGAATTATGCTACCGCGACgagttcaaaaaatgtattaaaaaaacaaatttgtcaaAATGTGAAAAGAATagtatttatgaataataaaaatattcaaaaaagttaa
- the LOC123292060 gene encoding coatomer subunit beta', which translates to MPLRLDIKRKLTARSDRVKCVDLHPTEPWMLCSLYNGHVHVSNHENQQLVKTFEVCDLPVRAARFIPRKNWIVTGSDDMQIRVFNYNTLERVHSFEAHSDYVRCIVVHPTQPYILTSSDDMLIKLWNWEKQWACQQIFEGHTHYVMQIVINPKDNNTFASASLDFTVKVWQLGSSTANFTLEGHEKGVNCVDYYHGGDKPYLISGADDRQVKIWDYQNKTCVQTLEGHTQNVSCVCFHPELPVVLTGSEDGTVRIWHAGTYRLESSLNYGFERVWTIACMRGSNNVALGYDEGSIMVKVGREEPAVSMDVNGGKIVWAKHSEIQQANLKAIPEGTEIKDGERLPVAVKDMGACEIYPQTIAHNPNGRFVVVCGDGEYIIYTAMALRNKAFGTAQEFVWAQDSSEYAIREGTTTVRVFKNFKEKKSFKPDFGAEGIFGGYLLGVRSVPGLAFYDWDTLDLIRRIEIQPKAVYWSDSGALLCLATEDSYFILRYNPETVAKATETREGVTEDGIEDAFDVLGEVHESVKTGLWVGDCFIYTNSVNRINYYVGGEIVTISHLDHTMYLLGYVPRDNRLYLGDKELNVVSYALLLSVLEYQTAVMRSDFDTADRVLPTIPKEHRTRVAHFLEKQGFKKQALVVSTDPEHRFELAIQLGDLNVAVELAREANAQQKWRQLADLAISRNNFDLAQECLQKAQDFGGLLLLATSSGNADMVQNLGEMALGENKTNIAFLSFLLRGDLDKCLEILIDTNRLPEAAFFARSYLPSKISYVVEKWREQLTAVNEKAGQSIADPQSYPNLFPGLSELFKVEQFLQIERKNLPLASLAATIKPNSERNVLEELKSYESGGHIINDNSDILSSNNLETTGNQYADLLGDDSINQKLSSIKLTDLLTTTGQSAVLPKKSSTNDLLDDLELESFNIDENIDTSDINSDDDLLIND; encoded by the exons ATG CCTTTACGTTTAGACATAAAACGAAAACTAACAGCACGGTCAGATCGTGTAAAATGTGTGGATTTACATCCAACAGAACCATGGATGTTGTGCTCTTTGTATAATGGACACGTTCATGTGTCAAATCATGAAAATCAACAATTGGTTAAAACTTTTGAAGTATGTGATTTACCTGTACGTGCGGCTCGTTTTATACCCAGGAAAAATTGGATTGTTACTGGATCAGATGATATGCAAATACGAGTTTTCAATTATAACACCTTAGAAAGAGTGCATTCATTTGAAGCACATTCAGATTATGTCCGGTGTATCGTTGTTCATCCAACACAACCGTATATTCTCACTAGTAGTg atGACATGTTGATAAAATTATGGAATTGGGAGAAACAATGGGCTTGCCAACAAATATTCGAAGGACACACACATTACGTAATGCAAATTGTAATCAATCCAAAAGATAATAATACATTTGCAAGTGCTTCGTTAGATTTTACTGTTAAAGTTTGGCAATTAGGATCATCAACAGCTAATTTTACATTGGAAGGGCACGAGAAAGGTGTGAATTGCGTTGATTATTATCACGGTGGTGATAAACCATATTTAATATCCGGTGCGGATGATCGTCAAGTTaaaatatgggattatcagaaTAAAACATGCGTACAGACTTTAGAAGGGCATACACAGAATGTTTCTTGTGTTTGTTTCCATCCTGAATTGCCGGTTGTATTGACTGGCAGTGAAGATGGTACTGTTAGAATTTGGCATGCTGGTACATACCGTTTAGAAAGTTCCCTTAACTATGGATTTGAGCGGGTATGGACTATTGCTTGTATGAGAGGATCCAATAACGTTGCTCTAGG TTATGATGAAGGCAGTATCATGGTGAAAGTAGGAAGAGAAGAGCCAGCTGTTTCTATGGATGTTAATGGTGGCAAAATTGTTTGGGCTAAACATTCTGAAATACAACAAGCGAATTTGAAAGCAATTCCTGAAGGCACCGAAATTAAGGACGGAGAAAG attacCAGTTGCTGTTAAAGATATGGGAGCATGCGAAATATATCCACAAACAATTGCACACAATCCAAATGGTAGATTTGTAGTTGTTTGTGGCGATGGTGAATACATAATATACACAGCAATGGCCCTGCGTAACAAAGCATTCGGCACAGCACAAGAATTTGTGTGGGCACAAGATTCATCTGAGTATGCTATTCGCGAAGGAACAACAACCGTGAGGGTATTCaagaattttaaagaaaagaaatCATTTAAACCAGATTTTGGTGCAGAGGGTATATTCGGTGGTTATTTATTGGGTGTTCGATCTGTTCCTGGACTTGCATTCTATGATTGGGATACATTAGATTTAATTCGCCGTATTGAAATTCAACCAAAAGCTGTTTATTGGTCTGATAGTGGTGCATTATTGTGTTTGGCTACAGAAGATAGTTATTTCATACTTCGATATAATCCAGAAACAGTTGCAAAAGCTACTGAAACTCGAGAGGGAGTTACCGAAGATGGTATTGAAGATGCTTTTGAT GTCCTTGGTGAGGTGCACGAAAGTGTGAAGACTGGATTATGGGTTGgtgattgttttatttatacgaATAGTGTAAATCGTATAAATTACTATGTCGGGGGTGAAATTGTAACCATTTCTCATTTAGATCATACAATGTATCTTCTTGGTTATGTTCCTCGTGACAACag attatatCTTGGTGACAAGGAATTAAATGTTGTAAGCTATGCTTTATTATTGTCCGTACTCGAATATCAAACAGCTGTTATGCGAAGTGATTTTGATACTGCTGATCGTGTTTTACCAACAATTCCAAAGGAACATCGAACTAGAGTTGCACATTTCCTAGAAAAACAg gGCTTCAAAAAACAAGCATTAGTTGTATCTACAGATCCCGAACACAGATTCGAATTAGCTATACAATTGGGCGATTTAAATGTTGCTGTTGAATTGGCACGTGAAGCTAATGCCCAACAAAAATGGCGACAATTAGCTGATTTGGCGATTAGtcgaaataattttgatcttGCCCAGGAATGTTTACAAAAAGCCCAAGATTTTGGTGGATTATTATTGTTGGCAACAAGCTCAG gaaATGCTGATATGGTTCAAAACTTAGGTGAAATGGCACTtggagaaaataaaacaaacatagcatttttatcatttttattacgtGGCGATTTAGATAAATGTTTGGAAATTCTCATTGATACAAATCGTCTACCAGAAGCTGCATTTTTTGCCAGATCATATTTACCAAGTAAAATATCATATGTTGTTGAAAAATGGCGAGAACAATTAACAGCAGTCAATGAAAAAGCTGGTCAAAGTATTGCTGATCCACAAAGCTATCCAAATCTATTTCCTGGACTTAGTGAACTATTTAAAGTAGAACAATTTCTTCAAATAGAACGAAAAAATTTACCTCTTGCATCATTGGCCGCTACAATCAAACCAAATTCTGAACGAAATGTTTTAGAAGAACTAAAAAGTTATGAGAGCGGTGGTCATATTATTAATGATAACTCTGATATTCTATCCTCAAATAATTTAGAAACAACAGGAAACCAGTATGCAGATCTATTAGGCGATGattcaatcaatcaaaaattatcgTCAATAAAACTCACTGATCTATTAACGACAACAGGACAAAGTGCGGTCTTACCTAAAAAATCATCTACAAATGATCTTCTGGATGATTTAGAATTAGAATCATTTAATATTGACGAAAATATTGATACTTCG gataTCAACTCCGAtgatgatttattaattaatgactAA